One window of the Benincasa hispida cultivar B227 chromosome 3, ASM972705v1, whole genome shotgun sequence genome contains the following:
- the LOC120073639 gene encoding uncharacterized protein LOC120073639, whose protein sequence is MRRCVSEEETQHILAECHDSLYGGQQYILLAVDYVSKWLEAVACARNDACTVSKHKITTTYHPQTNGQAKVSNQEIKSFLEKVVNATRKDWAQRLDEALWAYRTAYKTPIELEHKAFWTVKKLNMNLDAAGAQRKLQLNELEEWRLNVYEKNKLYKEKTKRWHDHRISKKELVVGQIVLLFNSCLHLFTGKLKSGWSGPFIIKTIFPYGAVELIREDDANAFKVSVQSVKPHFEDGLERHKSSLALRESS, encoded by the exons ATGCGTCGATGCGTTTCGGAGGAGGAGACACAACACATCTTAGCTGAGTGTCACGACTCTCTTTACGGAGG CCAACAGTATATCCTACTTGCAGTAGACTATGTGTCAAAATGGCTAGAAGCAGTAGCCTGTGCTAGGAACGATGCGTGCACTGTTTCCAA GCACAAGATCACTACTACCTACCACCCACAAACAAACGGTCAAGCGAAAGTATCCAATCAAGAAATCAAATCTTTCCTGGAGAAAGTCGTCAATGCAACGCGGAAGGATTGGGCACAGAGGCTGGATGAAGCTCTCTGGGCCTACAGGACTGCTTACAAAACccctatag AGTTGGAGCACAAGGCATTTTGGACAGTTAAGAAGCTAAACATGAACTTGGACGCTGCAGGCGCTCAACGCAAACTTCAGCTCAATGAGCTCGAGGAGTGGCGATTGAACGTGTACGAGAAAAACAAGCTATACAAAGAGAAgacaaagcgttggcatgaccaTCGCATCAGCAAGAAAGAACTTGTTGTTGGCCAAATAGTTCTATTGTTCAATTCATGTCTGCATTTGTTTACAGGAAAGTTAAAGTCCGGGTGGTCAGGACCCTTTATAATTAAGACAATCTTTCCATATGGAGCAGTGGAATTAATACGAGAGGATGACGCTAACGCATTCAAAGTAAGTGTCCAAAGCGTAAAGCCACACTTTGAAGATGGACTAGAACGTCACAAGTCATCTCTCGCACTACGCGAATCCAGCTGA
- the LOC120073966 gene encoding putative methyltransferase DDB_G0268948 produces MAKLFIKQAKQYAEGRPNYPPKLFEYIASKTLIHDLVWDVGTGTGQAAYSLAAHYTTVIATDTSPKQLDFAAKLPNIHYRHTPSTMSIVEVEKMVAPPGTVDLVTVAQALHWFDLPSFYRNVRWVLKKPHGIIAAWCYSLPEVNNAIDTILRRIYTTNFGPYWEAPCRFVDEEYKTIDFPFEAVDEEGPTTKFATEKEMEFKDYLIYLRSWSSYQTAKDLGVELLSNEVIEELEMAWNEDGVKGKKVAKFPIHLKIGKVGNNN; encoded by the exons ATGGCGAAGCTGTTCATTAAACAAGCCAAGCAATATGCAGAAGGAAGACCCAATTATCCCCCCAAATTGTTTGAATACATCGCTTCGAAAACGCTCATCCACGACCTCGTTTGGGACGTCGGCACCGGCACCGGCCAAGCTGCTTACTCG CTTGCAGCACACTACACAACTGTGATCGCCACTGATACGAGCCCAAAACAGCTCGACTTTGCAGCCAAACTTCCCAACATTCATTACCGCCACACCCCGTCGACAATGTCCATCGTGGAAGTCGAGAAAATGGTGGCACCACCAGGGACTGTGGACTTAGTCACTGTGGCACAGGCCCTCCATTGGTTCGACCTCCCATCTTTCTACCGAAACGTCCGATGGGTCTTGAAAAAACCTCACGGCATCATTGCCGCTTGGTGCTACTCATTGCCCGAGGTCAACAATGCCATCGACACCATCCTCCGCCGAATCTACACAACAAATTTTGGACCGTATTGGGAGGCGCCATGCCGATTTGTGGATGAAGAGTATAAAACGATTGACTTCCCATTTGAGGCGGTGGATGAAGAGGGGCCGACGACGAAGTTTGCAACGGAGAAAGAAATGGAGTTTAAAGactatttgatatatttaaggTCTTGGTCATCATATCAAACAGCCAAGGATTTAGGAGTGGAGCTTTTGAGTAATGAAGTGATTGAAGAACTTGAGATGGCTTGGAATGAAGATGGGGTTAAGGGGAAAAAAGTGGCCAAGTTTCCCATCCATTTAAAGATAGGGAAAGTGGGGAATAATAACTAA